Proteins encoded together in one Miscanthus floridulus cultivar M001 chromosome 16, ASM1932011v1, whole genome shotgun sequence window:
- the LOC136511706 gene encoding 1-deoxy-D-xylulose-5-phosphate synthase 1, chloroplastic-like, with product MALSTTFSVPRGFLAVPAPQDSHFASAVEQLHGHKLIQARPLRPRRRPACVSASLSEREAEYYSQRPPTPLLDTINYPVHMKNLSVKELRQLADELRSDVIFHVSKTGGHLGSSLGVVELTVALHNVFNAPQDRILWDVGHQSYPHKILTGRRDKMPTMRQTNGLAGFTKRAESEYDCFGTGHSSTTISAALGMAVGRDLKGGKNNVVAVIGDGAMTAGQAYEAMNNAGYLDSDMIIILNDNKQVSLPTATLDGPVPPVGALSSALSKLQSSRPLRELREVAKGVTKQIGGSVHELAAKVDEYTRGMISGPGSSLFEELGLYYIGPVDGHNIDDLITILNDVKSTKSTGPVLIHVITEKGRGYPYAERAADKYHGVAKFDPATGKQFKSPAKTLSYTNYFAEALIAEAEQDSKIVAIHAAMGGGTGLNYFLRRFPSRCFDVGIAEQHAVTFAAGLACEGLKPFCAIYSSFLQRGYDQVVHDVDLQKLPVRFAMDRAGLVGADGPTHCGAFDVAYMACLPNMVVMAPSDEAELCHMVATAAAIDDRPSCFRYPRGNGIGVPLPPNYKGTPLEVGKGRILLEGDRVALLGYGSAVQYCLAAASLVERHGPKVTVADARFCKPLDHALIRSLAKSHEVLITVEEGSIGGFGSHVAQFMALDGLLDGKLKWRPLVLPDRYIDHGSPADQLAEAGLTPSHIAATVFNILGQNREALAIMAVPNA from the exons ATGGCGCTGTCGACGACGTTCTCTGTTCCAAGGGGATTCCTCGCCGTGCCAGCTCCTCAGGACTCCCATTTCGCTTCGGCGGTCGAGCAGCTCCATGGTCACAAGTTGATCCAGGCCAGGCCTCTCAGG CCTCGGCGTCGGCCGGCATGCGTGTCGGCGTCGCTGTCGGAGCGCGAGGCGGAGTACTACTCGCAGCGGCCGCCCACGCCGCTGCTGGACACCATCAACTACCCCGTCCACATGAAGAACCTGTCGGTGAAGGAGCTGCGGCAGCTGGCCGACGAGCTCCGGTCCGACGTCATCTTCCACGTGTCCAAGACCGGCGGCCACCTCGGGTCCAGCCTCGGCGTGGTGGAGCTCACCGTCGCGTTGCACAACGTCTTCAACGCGCCGCAGGACCGCATCCTCTGGGACGTCGGCCACCAG TCGTACCCGCACAAGATCCTGACGGGGCGGCGCGACAAGATGCCGACGATGCGGCAGACCAACGGGCTGGCGGGGTTCACGAAGCGCGCCGAGAGCGAGTACGACTGCTTCGGCACGGGCCACAGCTCCACCACCATCTCCGCGGCGCTCGGGATGGCGGTGGGGCGGGACCTCAAGGGCGGCAAGAACAACGTGGTGGCGGTgatcggcgacggcgccatgacgGCGGGCCAGGCGTACGAGGCCATGAACAACGCCGGGTACCTGGACTCcgacatgatcatcatcctcaaCGACAACAAGCAGGTGTCCCTGCCCACGGCCACGCTCGACGGGCCCGTGCCGCCCGTCGGCGCGCTCAGCAGCGCCCTCAGCAAGCTGCAGTCCAGCCGCCCGCTCAGGGAGCTCAGGGAGGTGGCCAAG GGAGTGACGAAGCAGATCGGCGGCTCAGTGCACGAGCTGGCGGCGAAGGTGGACGAGTACACCCGCGGCATGATCAGCGGCCCCGGCTCGTCGCTCTTCGAGGAGCTCGGCCTCTATTACATCGGCCCCGTCGACGGCCACAATATCGACGACCTCATCACCATCCTCAACGACGTCAAGAGCACCAAGAGCACCGGCCCCGTCCTCATCCACGTCATCACCGAGAAGGGCCGCGGCTACCCCTACGCCGAGCGAGCCGCCGACAAGTACCACG GTGTCGCCAAGTTTGATCCGGCGACCGGGAAGCAGTTCAAGTCCCCCGCCAAGACGCTGTCCTACACCAACTACTTCGCCGAGGCGCTCATCGCGGAGGCGGAGCAGGACAGCAAGATCGTGGCCATCCACGCGGCCATGGGGGGCGGCACGGGGCTCAACTACTTCCTCCGCCGCTTCCCGAGCCGGTGCTTCGACGTCGGGATCGCGGAGCAGCACGCCGTGACGTTCGCGGCCGGCCTCGCCTGCGAGGGCCTCAAGCCCTTCTGCGCCATCTACTCGTCGTTCCTGCAGCGCGGCTACGACCAGGTTGTGCACGACGTCGACCTGCAGAAGCTCCCGGTGCGGTTCGCCATGGACAGGGCCGGGCTGGTCGGCGCGGACGGGCCGACCCACTGCGGGGCGTTCGACGTCGCCTACATGGCCTGCCTGCCCAACATGGTCGTCATGGCCCCGTCCGACGAGGCCGAGCTCTGCCACAtggtcgccaccgccgccgccatcgacgACCGCCCGTCCTGCTTCCGGTACCCGAGAGGCAACGGCATTGGCGTCCCGTTGCCGCCCAACTACAAAGGCACTCCCCTCGAG GTCGGCAAGGGCAGGATCCTGCTGGAGGGCGACCGGGTGGCGCTGCTGGGGTACGGGTCAGCGGTGCAGTACTGCCTGGCCGCCGCGTCCCTGGTGGAGCGCCACGGCCCCAAGGTCACCGTCGCCGACGCGAGGTTCTGCAAGCCGCTGGACCACGCCCTGATCAGGAGCCTGGCCAAGTCCCACGAGGTGCTCATCACCGTGGAGGAAGGCTCCATCGGAGGCTTCGGCTCGCACGTCGCCCAGTTCATGGCCCTGGACGGCCTCCTCGACGGCAAACTCAAG TGGCGGCCGCTGGTGCTTCCTGACCGGTACATCGACCATGGATCGCCGGCCGATCAGCTGGCCGAGGCTGGGCTGACGCCGTCGCACATCGCCGCGACGGTGTTCAACATCCTGGGGCAGAACAGGGAGGCTCTTGCCATCATGGCAGTGCCGAACGCGTAG
- the LOC136511707 gene encoding E3 ubiquitin-protein ligase SGR9, amyloplastic-like, whose protein sequence is MDAGHNHGQSPPTPSSTETLMAALLNVPAAQLPGLARALAADARRLRSRLAFLLLSPPHFARALARLRSMPLPAKAALLGLALLRSLVLLLPALCPDHHHLLLQPPDLDAALLLLAMCDSYSPAAASPTPVDWRAVIVDDVVASALSVSGLGATPWAALAPYVDAAAKCRRFADVAAVAAGDGGTTTKDGEGSGAALDAAVLALPPAAGDGAPCAICWEEMMARGRRGVCGLRPCGHRFHWRCALRWLARRNTCPCCRAELPAEDPLAETRRLWRGVERMARGG, encoded by the coding sequence ATGGACGCTGGCCACAACCATGGCCAGTCGCCGCCGACGCCGTCGTCCACGGAAACCCTGATGGCGGCGCTCCTCAACGTTCCAGCCGCGCAGCTCCCCGGCCTCGCGCGAGCGCTGGCCGCCGACGCGCGCCGGCTGCGATCCCGCCTCGCGTTCCTCCTCCTCTCCCCGCCGCACTTCGCCCGCGCGCTCGCGCGGCTTCGCTCGATGCCTCTCCCCGCCAAGGCCGCGCTGCTCGGCCTCGCCCTCCTCCGCTCCCTCGTTCTGCTCCTCCCGGCTCTCTGCCccgaccaccaccacctccttctCCAGCCGCCCGACCTCGAcgccgcgctcctcctcctcgccatGTGCGACTCCTACTCCCCCGCGGCCGCCAGCCCCACCCCCGTGGACTGGCGCGCGGTGATCGTGGACGACGTGGTGGCGTCCGCGCTCTCCGTCTCCGGCCTCGGCGCCACGCCCTGGGCCGCACTTGCCCCCTACGTCGACGCGGCCGCCAAGTGCCGCCGGTTCGCGGACGTCGCCGCGGTGGCAGCTGGCGACGGTGGGACGACGACGAAGGACGGCGAGGGGAGCGGGGCCGCGTTGGACGCCGCCGTGCTGGCGCTGCCACCCGCGGCCGGGGACGGCGCGCCGTGCGCCATCTGCTGGGAGGAGATGATGGCTCGCGGACGACGCGGCGTGTGCGGGCTCAGGCCGTGCGGGCACCGGTTCCACTGGCGCTGCGCGCTGCGCTGGCTGGCCCGGCGCAACACCTGCCCGTGCTGCCGAGCCGAGCTGCCCGCCGAGGACCCGCTCGCGGAGACGCGGCGGCTGTGGCGGGGCGTCGAGAGGATGGCGCGCGGCGGGTGA